Proteins co-encoded in one Arachis hypogaea cultivar Tifrunner chromosome 13, arahy.Tifrunner.gnm2.J5K5, whole genome shotgun sequence genomic window:
- the LOC114927495 gene encoding uncharacterized protein gives MERILALVAAAKEVVDVHAFFQSLSNIINVVCSSCKRNDELRSPYATEISHLVATNQIETGRGANQIGTLKTSGDTRWSSHFNSICSLLRMFGAITSVLEDLATNGSTYSQRGDATYALKSLLSFDFVFILHIMKEIMGITDKLCQALQQKSQDILNDMHLVSSTKSLIQQLKDSSWGALLEKVSSFCNDHAIQIPDMGASFSDIIRSRRKKDVVTVEHHYRVDIFTSVIDFQLKELNSRFSEQATELLILSTSLDPKDAFKLFSMPDGDIESCSYVVRITPFIAIF, from the exons atggaaaggATT CTAGCTCTTGTTGCCGCGGCTAAAGAAGTTGTTGATGTTCATGCTTTTTTCCAAAGTTTGAGTAATATTATCAATGTTGTGTGCTCTTCTTGCAAACGCAATGATGAATTACGATCTCCTTATGCAACTGAAATTTCCCATTTAGTTGCAACTAATCAAATTGAAACAGGAAGGGGAGCAAATCAAATTGGCACATTAAAAACATCAGGAGATACTAGGTGGAGCTCTCACTTCAACTCAATTTGTAGCCTTTTACGTATGTTTGGAGCAATAACTTCAGTTCTGGAAGATTTGGCTACTAATGGATCTACATATTCTCAACGTGGTGATGCTACTTATGCTCTTAAatctttattatcatttgattttgttttcattttgcatATAATGAAAGAAATCATGGGAATCACTGATAAACTTTGTCAAGCATTGCAACAAAAATCTCAAGACATTTTGAATGATATGCATCTGGTTTCTAGTACAAAGTCATTGATTCAACAGTTAAAAGATAGTAGTTGGGGAGCACTTTTGGAGAAAGTTAGTTCTTTCTGCAATGATCATGCTATTCAGATACCTGATATGGGTGCTTCTTTTAGTGACATAATTCGGTCTCGTCGTAAAAAGGATGTTGTCACTGTTGAACACCACTATCGTGTTGACATTTTTACTAGCGTGATAGATTTTCAATTGAAAGAGCTAAATAGTAGATTTAGTGAGCAAGCAACCGAGCTCCTCATATTGAGTACATCTTTAGATCCTAAAGATGCTTTCAAGTTATTCAGT ATGCCAGATGGTGATATTGAATCCTGCAGTTATGTGGTCCGGATTACACCATTCATTGCTAtcttttaa
- the LOC112791972 gene encoding uncharacterized protein — protein sequence MYIPVPVAASATPRGGLPTDSGDSVVTLDQVPRWNDADQSLGYDNGEYSATYFPDPLASPSGVDGSSIGSVSRFPVDHEINSKIYLWRGNPWNLEVDAVVNSTNENMDETHSSPGLHAAAGPGLAEECATLGGCRTGMAKVTNAYDLPARRIIHTVGPKYAVKYHTAAENALSHCYRSCLELLVDNGLHSIAMGCIYTEAKNYPREPAAHVAIRTVRRFLEKQKDNIKAVVFCTTSTTDTEIYKRLLPLYFPRDKNEEQFAFSKLPADVGDENGETIIDERKIRIKPLPKKNASKPTEDPVDLPVSDAGLVRRNSSYLDSFLDPAFMSLIKDPDQRRLEQWEKTAEAQRGWNCTKLLGYGDVGGPPLSAAEEYSLHSRYLSKANSLNLSEIAEMKIVYRGGVDSEGRPVMVVVGAHFLLRCLDLERFVLHVVKEFEPIIQKPYTIVYFHSAASLQMQPDLGWMRRLQQILGRKHQRNLHAIYVLHPTFGLKAAVFALQMFVDNVVWKKVVYVDRLLQLFRYVPREQLTIPDFVFQHDLEVNGGKGVIVDPRTKYVYQRPT from the exons ATGTATATTCCTGTGCCGGTGGCTGCTTCAGCCACGCCCCGAGGTGGATTGCCTACTGACAGTGGTGACTCTGTGGTGACCTTGGATCAAGTTCCGCGATGGAATGATGCTGATCAGTCCTTGGGGTATGACAATGGAGAATATTCTGCTACATACTTTCCTGATCCTCTGGCATCGCCTTCTGGTGTAGATGGTAGTAGCATCGGTTCTGTTTCAAGATTTCCTGTTGATCATGAAATTAACTCAAAGATATATTTGTGGAGGGGAAATCCATGGAATCTTGAGGTGGATGCTGTTGTTAATTCAACAAATGAG AATATGGATGAAACACACAGCAGCCCTGGATTGCATGCTGCAGCTGGACCTGGCCTTGCAGAAGAATGTGCGACTCTG GGTGGATGCCGAACGGGGATGGCTAAAGTTACCAATGCATATGACCTTCCCGCCAG GAGAATTATCCACACTGTTGGTCCAAAGTATGCTGTGAAGTACCATACTGCTGCTGAGAATGCTTTAAGTCATTGTTATCGTTCTTGCCTGGAGCTTCTAGTTGATAATGGACTCCACAG TATTGCTATGGGTTGTATTTATACAGAGGCAAAAAACTATCCCAGAGAACCAGCTGCGCATGTAGCTATAA GAACTGTTCGGCGGTTTCTTGAGAAGCAGAAAGACAACATAAAAGCTGTTGTCTTTTGTACTACCAGCACAACCGATACAGAGATATATAAACG GTTGCTTCCACTTTACTTTCCACGAGATAAAAATGAGGAGCAGTTTGCATTTTCAAAACTTCCTGCAGATGTTGGAGATGAAAATGGTGAGACCATCATAGATGAGCGTAAAATCAGAATTAAACCTTTGCCTAAAAAGAATGCTTCAAAACCAACTGAAGATCCAGTTGATCTTCCTGTCAGTGATGCTGGCTTGGTTCGGAG GAATTCATCATATTTAGATTCATTTCTGGATCCTGCGTTCATGTCCTTGATTAAAGACCCTGACCAAAGGCGTTTGGAGCAGTGGGAGAAAACTGCTGAAGCACAAAGAGGCTGGAATTGTACCAAATTGCTTGGATATGGTGACGTTGGTGGACCTCCACTGTCTGCTGCTGAAGAATATTCTCTCCACTCTAGATACCTTTCTAAAGCAAATTCTTTAAATCTTTCTGAAATTGCAGAGATGAAAATTGT TTATCGTGGAGGGGTAGACAGTGAGGGTAGACCCGTCATGGTGGTTGTGGGAGCTCACTTTTTGCTCAGATGTCTTGATCTTGAACGATTTGTGCTTCATGTGGTGAAG gAGTTTGAGCCCATAATACAGAAACCTTATACTATTGTCTACTTCCACTCTGCTGCTTCTTTGCAGAT GCAGCCTGATCTAGGTTGGATGAGAAGATTGCAACAAATACTTGGTAGGAAGCACCAGCGCAACCTGCAT GCAATATATGTCCTTCATCCAACTTTTGGGCTTAAGGCGGCAGTATTTGCGCTACAGATGTTTGTGGATAATGTG GTTTGGAAGAAAGTAGTATATGTTGATCGACTTCTGCAGCTCTTCAGATATGTACCTCGCGAACAGTTGACCATACCAGATTTTGTGTTCCA GCATGACTTAGAAGTTAATGGAGGGAAAGGTGTTATTGTGGATCCAAGAACAAAATATGTTTACCAAAGACCAACATGA
- the LOC112791973 gene encoding uncharacterized protein isoform X2, whose translation MSHDDESIEHVTAVAAAAFAINSQEFSEIPLERRRTTPREISLTRSKSKVDGAKSPISLPPLASKTLSGSFRSKSDPGDKISEPHQKVFTPPPPPPPAKKSSNLGDQIQEEPRRPPTLKTSEPEPEPLRPPPPPPPPPPPPPLPSPSRKQSIKDTKADEWKIKQLQKIRDRYEKLTETINSWENRKKQKAKHKLDKHKQSKDKQKEEKALKKYEERIKYIKEIAWGARKEAEERRAKEVRKVNEKAITIRTTGELPKTCLCF comes from the exons ATGAGTCATGATGATGAGTCAATTGAGCATGTCACTGCAGTAGCTGCTGCTGCATTTGCAATCAACTCACAAGAGTTCTCAGAAATTCCTCTGGAAAGGAGAAGGACTACGCCCCGCGAGATCTCGCTGACAAGGAGTAAAAGCAAGGTGGATGGTGCAAAATCTCCAATTTCGCTTCCTCCTCTTGCATCCAAAACATTGTCAG GTTCGTTTAGATCCAAGAGTGATCCAGGTGACAAGATAAGTGAGCCACATCAAAAGGTTTTCACCCCtccgccgccaccaccaccgGCGAAAAAGAGTAGCAACCTTGGTGATCAGATCCAAGAAGAACCAAGAAGGCCTCCAACATTGAAGACTTCTGAGCCTGAGCCTGAGCCTTTAAGGccgccaccacctcctcctcctcctcctcctcctccaccactTCCTTCTCCATCTAGGAAGCAAAGCATTAAAGATACAAAAGCAGATGAATGGAAGATAAAACAGCTCCAAAAGATCAGAGATAG GTATGAGAAGTTAACGGAGACAATAAACTCCTGGGAAAATCGGAAGAAACAAAAAGCGAAACACAAGCTGGATAAGCATAAG CAAAGCAAAGATAAGCAAAAAGAGGAGAAAGCGTTGAAGAAATACGAAGAGAGGATCAAGTACATAAAAGAAATCGCATGGGGAGCAAGAAAAGAGGCAGAAGAAAGAAGAGCCAAAGAAGTACGCAAAGTAAACGAGAAGGCCATTACAATTAGGACCACAGGGGAGCTTCCAAAGACATGCTTGTGCTTCTAA
- the LOC112791977 gene encoding probable inactive purple acid phosphatase 9 translates to MFIIQSKHTKEKKKQIKMIHHTTLSLIIFPFLILISNSDPTRSAPTLTVTPTTLSNSVDNVTVRWSGVPTPSDLDWLGIYSPPTAAHDNFIGYQFLSDSPSWQSGEGSLTFPLVDLRSNYSFRIFRWTREEINPKHQDHDHNPLPQTKHMMAFSGEVGFREGRGPMQIHLSFADEVDAMRVMYVTKEPRETYVRYGESEGKLERVAVARVRRYEREHMCHAPANTSVGWRDPGYIHDALMIGLKKGVKYHYKVGNDEGGWSATHSFVSRNSDSDETIAFLFGDMGTATSYRTFIRTQDESISTMKWIQRDIEALGDKPAFVSHIGDISYARGYAWLWDHFFTQIEPVASKLAYHVCIGNHEYDWPLQPWKPDWATYGTDGGGECGVPYSLRFNMPGNSSELTGTASPATQNLYYSFDMGVVHFVYISTETNFLPGSKQYNFLKRDLESVDRKKTPFVIVQGHRPMYTTSNEIRDAGLRGKMLEHLEPLLVNNNVTLALWGHVHRYERFCPLRNFTCSTSVHRKEGDKGAFTIHVVIGMAGQDWQPIWEPRPDHPNDPIFPQPARSLYRGGEFGYTRLVATKEKLVLSYVGNHDGEVHDTVEILASGEVFSGHEDKDKDAAIGGVKSEIVKSPLSWYVEGGSVLVLGAFMGYIVGFVSHAKKKPGARSNWSPLKTEES, encoded by the exons ATGTTCATAATCCAAAGCAAAcacacaaaagaaaagaaaaaacaaataaaaatgattCACCACACAACACTCTCTCTCATCATCTTCCCGTTCCTAATCCTAATATCGAATTCCGACCCGACCCGATCCGCCCCAACCCTAACCGTCACGCCCACCACACTCTCCAACTCCGTCGACAACGTCACCGTCCGCTGGTCCGGCGTTCCTACCCCCTCCGACCTCGACTGGCTCGGCATCTACTCCCCTCCCACCGCCGCCCACGACAACTTCATCGGCTACCAATTCCTCTCTGATTCGCCTTCATGGCAATCCGGCGAGGGTTCCCTCACCTTCCCCCTCGTCGACCTCCGATCCAACTACTCCTTCCGGATCTTCCGGTGGACCAGGGAAGAGATCAACCCGAAGCACCAGGACCACGACCACAACCCGCTACCGCAGACAAAGCACATGATGGCGTTCTCCGGCGAGGTTGGATTCCGGGAGGGTCGTGGACCGATGCAGATCCATTTGTCGTTCGCCGATGAGGTCGATGCGATGAGGGTTATGTATGTGACTAAGGAGCCGAGGGAGACTTACGTTAGGTACGGGGAGAGCGAGGGGAAGTTGGAGCGCGTGGCGGTTGCGCGCGTGAGGAGGTACGAGAGGGAGCACATGTGCCACGCGCCGGCGAACACCAGTGTTGGCTGGAGGGACCCTGGCTACATCCACGATGCTCTCATGATTGGTTTGAAGAAAGGGGTCAAATACCATTACaag GTTGGAAATGATGAGGGAGGTTGGAGTGCAACTCATAGCTTTGTGTCAAGGAATAGTGATTCAGACGAAACGATAGCTTTCCTCTTTGGAGACATGGGAACGGCTACTTCATATCGTACATTTATACGAACGCAAGATGAAAGCATATCAACCATGAAGTGGATCCAACGCGATATTGAAGCGCTAGGCGACAAGCCTGCCTTTGTCTCACACATTGGGGACATTAGTTATGCAAGAGGTTATGCGTGGTTGTGGGATCATTTCTTCACTCAGATTGAACCTGTTGCTAGCAAATTGGCATACCATGTTTGCATTGGCAATCATGAGTATGACTGGCCTTTACAGCCGTGGAAACCTGATTGGGCCACTTATGGAACAGATGGAGGTGGTGAGTGCGGAGTACCCTACAGTTTGCGGTTCAATATGCCTGGAAACTCCTCGGAACTAACAGGAACTGCTAGCCCTGCAACTCAGAATCTCTATTATTCATTTGATATGGGGGTAGTGCATTTTGTATATATCTCCACAGAGACAAATTTCCTTCCTGGGAGCAAACAATATAACTTCTTAAAGCGTGATCTAGAATCTGTTGACAGAAAGAAGACCCCTTTTGTAATTGTCCAGGGGCACCGACCCATGTACACAACAAGCAATGAAATTAGGGATGCAGGATTAAGAGGAAAGATGCTCGAGCACTTAGAGCCACTGCTTGTGAATAACAATGTGACCCTTGCTCTCTGGGGTCATGTTCATAGATACGAGAGATTTTGTCCGCTGAGGAACTTCACTTGTAGCACCAGTGTGCATCGCAAAGAAGGGGACAAAGGAGCATTTACCATTCACGTCGTGATTGGCATGGCAGGGCAAGATTGGCAACCCATATGGGAACCTAGACCAGACCATCCTAATGACCCAATCTTCCCTCAGCCGGCACGATCTCTATACCGTGGTGGCGAGTTTGGATACACTAGACTAGTAGCTACAAAAGAAAAGCTTGTACTTTCTTACGTCGGAAATCATGATGGTGAGGTGCATGACACGGTGGAAATTCTGGCATCTGGTGAAGTTTTCAGTGGTCATGAGGATAAGGATAAGGATGCAGCTATTGGTGGTGTTAAAAGTGAGATTGTAAAATCGCCACTGTCGTGGTATGTCGAGGGAGGAAGCGTATTGGTGCTTGGGGCCTTTATGGGTTACATCGTTGGCTTTGTTTCACATGCCAAGAAGAAGCCTGGTGCCAGGAGTAACTGGAGTCCCTTGAAGACTGAGGAAAGTTGA
- the LOC112791973 gene encoding uncharacterized protein isoform X1: MDTVLNKIREIFTGTEEENKADLSSTRDHKIPKTQSFKEKKKGSSWLQRQFSRKMSHDDESIEHVTAVAAAAFAINSQEFSEIPLERRRTTPREISLTRSKSKVDGAKSPISLPPLASKTLSGSFRSKSDPGDKISEPHQKVFTPPPPPPPAKKSSNLGDQIQEEPRRPPTLKTSEPEPEPLRPPPPPPPPPPPPPLPSPSRKQSIKDTKADEWKIKQLQKIRDRYEKLTETINSWENRKKQKAKHKLDKHKQSKDKQKEEKALKKYEERIKYIKEIAWGARKEAEERRAKEVRKVNEKAITIRTTGELPKTCLCF, encoded by the exons ATGGACACCGTACTGAATAAAATAAG AGAGATATTTACTGGTACAGAGGAGGAGAACAAAGCTGATTTGAGTAGCACCAGGGATCACAAAATACCAAAGACTCAATCCTTTAAAG AGAAGAAAAAGGGATCAAGTTGGTTGCAGAGACAATTTTCAAGGAAAATGAGTCATGATGATGAGTCAATTGAGCATGTCACTGCAGTAGCTGCTGCTGCATTTGCAATCAACTCACAAGAGTTCTCAGAAATTCCTCTGGAAAGGAGAAGGACTACGCCCCGCGAGATCTCGCTGACAAGGAGTAAAAGCAAGGTGGATGGTGCAAAATCTCCAATTTCGCTTCCTCCTCTTGCATCCAAAACATTGTCAG GTTCGTTTAGATCCAAGAGTGATCCAGGTGACAAGATAAGTGAGCCACATCAAAAGGTTTTCACCCCtccgccgccaccaccaccgGCGAAAAAGAGTAGCAACCTTGGTGATCAGATCCAAGAAGAACCAAGAAGGCCTCCAACATTGAAGACTTCTGAGCCTGAGCCTGAGCCTTTAAGGccgccaccacctcctcctcctcctcctcctcctccaccactTCCTTCTCCATCTAGGAAGCAAAGCATTAAAGATACAAAAGCAGATGAATGGAAGATAAAACAGCTCCAAAAGATCAGAGATAG GTATGAGAAGTTAACGGAGACAATAAACTCCTGGGAAAATCGGAAGAAACAAAAAGCGAAACACAAGCTGGATAAGCATAAG CAAAGCAAAGATAAGCAAAAAGAGGAGAAAGCGTTGAAGAAATACGAAGAGAGGATCAAGTACATAAAAGAAATCGCATGGGGAGCAAGAAAAGAGGCAGAAGAAAGAAGAGCCAAAGAAGTACGCAAAGTAAACGAGAAGGCCATTACAATTAGGACCACAGGGGAGCTTCCAAAGACATGCTTGTGCTTCTAA
- the LOC112791975 gene encoding nodulin-related protein 1, with product MASEIPEKKEEQHSTSDLFSSAKLVAEAAQANFRGEADKVDKAKAADAAGDLLDAAGQYGKLDDQKGIGQYVDKAADYLHNYQSKEAAAPSSEPPKEAEGEAPKSGGGGGGGLGDFAKLAGGFLK from the coding sequence ATGGCTTCCGAGATCCCAGAGAAGAAGGAGGAGCAGCACTCTACAAGCGACCTGTTCTCGAGCGCCAAGTTGGTGGCAGAGGCGGCGCAGGCCAACTTCAGGGGGGAGGCAGACAAGGTGGACAAGGCAAAAGCTGCCGACGCAGCCGGAGACCTTCTTGACGCCGCCGGGCAGTATGGCAAGCTTGATGATCAGAAGGGCATAGGGCAGTATGTTGACAAAGCTGCTGATTATCTTCACAACTACCAGTCCAAGGAGGCAGCAGCTCCGTCATCGGAGCCTCCTAAAGAAGCTGAAGGAGAAGCACCAAAGtctggtggtggtggcggcggcgGCCTTGGTGACTTTGCAAAGCTGGCTGGCGGCTTCTTGAAATAG